A window of Dehalococcoidales bacterium genomic DNA:
CGGCAAAGTTGGCGTGGGCCATACCGTGCATTCCGAGCATGCCGTAGCTCAGGATATGGCTTTCGGGGAAAGTGCTGATACCGAGCAGGGTAGTAATCACCGGGATTTGTGATGTCTCTGCCAGTTCCTTCAGTTGGGCATAGGCGTTGGAGATAACTATGCCTCTACCGGCAATGATTACGGGTTTCTCGGATTCGTTTATCAGCTTGGCCGCCTTCTTTATCTGTGCCGGGTGCCCCTTGAGCGTCGGCTTGTAGCTGGGCAGGTCCAGTTGCTTCGGATAGTGGTATTCCACCTGCTCCGCAAAGACATCTTTGGGTACGTCAATCAGTACCGGTCCGGGCCGGCCAGTCCTGGCCAGGTGGAACGCTTCCTTGATTATCCTGGGAAGTGAGGCAGTATCCAGCACCAGGTAGTTATGCTTGGTTATCGGCAGGGTTATGCCGGTAATATCTATCTCCTGGAAAGCGTCCTTGCCAATGAAGGGTCGGGCTACCTGGCCGGTAATTGCTACCATGGGAACTGAATCAAGGAAGGCATTAGCGATACCGGTCACCAGGTTTGTAGCCCCCGGACCGGAAGTCGCCATACACACGCCAACCTTTTCACTGGTGCGGGCATAGCCATCTGCAGCGTGGGCGGCACCCTGTTCGTGCCGTGTCAGTACGTGACGGAGCTGCGGAAACTGTGGCAGGGTGTCATAGAGAGGCAGGATAGCCCCGCCAAGGATGCCAAAAATGACTTCCACGCCTTCCTTCACGAAGCCATCCAGAATCATCTGGGCGCCGGTCATCTTCATGGTACTAAAACTCCCTCCTATTCGAACACCGCTCCGGTGCTGGCTGATGTTACCTTTTCAATATAGCGGCTGAGGTATCCTGTTTTCACCCTGGCTTCAAACTCACCCAGCCGGGAGAGGCGCTGTGAAATCTCGCTTTCGCTAAGGTCTACCTCCAGTTTGTAGTTCGGGATATCAATTTTGATAACGTCTCCATCCTGCAGGGCGGCAATCGGTCCGCGACTGGCTGCCTCCGGAGAAACATGGCCGATAGCGGCACCCCGGGAGCCACCGGAGAAGCGCCCGTCAGTAATCAGGGCGACGTCTTTGTCCATACCCATACCGCTGAGCAGGGACGTCGGTGTGAGCATCTCCCTCATACCCGGTCCGCCTTTGGGACCTTCGTTGCGGATGACCACTACGTCACCGTGCTTGATACCGCCAGCCATGATTGTGCTGGTTGCCTCCTCCTCGGACTCGAACACCCTGGCCGGTCCCACGTGGGACATCATTTCCGGGGCGACCGCGCTCTTCTTGACAACGGCGCCGTCCGGGGCGAGGTTGCCGAAGAGGATGGCGATTCCACCCGTGGCAGAATATGCATCATCCACTGTGTGGATGACATCTCTATCCAGGACGGGGCAGTCCCTGATACTCTCGCCGACCGTCTTTCCCGATACGGTCACCGAGTCCAGGTTCAGCCTGTCCCTGACCTCATTCATCACCGCGGGAATGCCACCGGCAAGGTCCAGGTCTTCGATGCGATTCTCTCCGGCGGGACTGAGCCGGCATAGAGTCGGGGTGGACTCGTTGATGTCATTCACTTGAGGCAGAGGGAAACTGATGCCTGTTTCGTGGGCAATTGCCATAAAATGCAGCACCGAGTTGGTGCTGCCGCCCAGGGCCATATCCACCGTAAAGGCATTGTGTATCGATTTCGGGGTCACTATGTCACGGGGACAGGTGTTGTCCGCCAGCAGGTGCATGACCTGCTCCCCGGCGGCCCTTGCCAGTCGTATCCTCCTCGAATCTGTTGCCGGAATGGTGCCATTACCGGGCAGTGCCAGCCCCACAGCCTCGGTGAGGCAGTTCATAGTGTTGGCAGTGAACATGCCGGCGCAGCTTCCGCAGCCGGGACAGGCGATCATTTCAAGTCGGGCCAGTTCCTCTTCGCTCATCTGTCCGGAAGTAACCTTGCCCACGGCCTCAAACACGGATATGAGGTCGATTTTTTCATTGCTTCCGGGCATACGTCCCGCCAGCATTGGCCCGCCGCTAATGAAAATGGACGGTACGTTGAGCCTGACTGCCGCCATAAGCATACCAGGGACTACTTTATCGCAGTTGGGGATGAAGACCAAGGCGTCAAAGGCATGGGCCTCGGCCACTATCTCCACGGAGTCGGCAATCAACTCCCGGCTGGGCAGGCTGTACTTCATACCCGGATGGTTCATGGCGATGCCATCACACACAGCGATAGTGTTGGTCTCGAAAGGCATCCCGCCACCGGCATATACTCCCTGCTTGACAGCTTCGGCGATACTCCGCAGGTGGATATGTCCCGGTACAATTTCACTGAAGCTGTTGATTATGCCCACGAAGGGCTTGTCAATGTCGGACCGGGATACACCGACGGCATGCAGCAGGGAGCGATGCCCTGCCCGCTCCAGTCCTTTCTTGACAGCGTCACTTTTCATCTTTTTTCACCTATTCTCGTCGTCCGCAACCTAAAAAAAAAGCCGTCCCGGTGGGACGGCTCTCGTGGAGGCGAACCCACTCACTGGTAACCGCTGATAACGATAAGTGCCAGTACCAGATCGTATCTGTTCATGTTTGGTACGATAGCACAGTTACCGTTTATTGTCAACTTTGCCCCGGCACAGGTCACACGGCTTAGCCGGTGGTGATACTCCCGCAGACTTGCCGGAGCGCTTCCGTGGAAATGGCACCTTCGCGCAGAACGACCGGCTTTTCTCCGGTGAGGTCAACGATGGTCGATTCCCGTCCGGTGCAGCGCCCACCTTCATCAATGACCATGTCGACTTTATCGCCGAATTGCGAGTGTACCTCAGCGGCGGTGAGCGGGCTGGGCTGGCCGCTGACGTTGGCACTGGTACCCACCA
This region includes:
- the ilvD gene encoding dihydroxy-acid dehydratase codes for the protein MKSDAVKKGLERAGHRSLLHAVGVSRSDIDKPFVGIINSFSEIVPGHIHLRSIAEAVKQGVYAGGGMPFETNTIAVCDGIAMNHPGMKYSLPSRELIADSVEIVAEAHAFDALVFIPNCDKVVPGMLMAAVRLNVPSIFISGGPMLAGRMPGSNEKIDLISVFEAVGKVTSGQMSEEELARLEMIACPGCGSCAGMFTANTMNCLTEAVGLALPGNGTIPATDSRRIRLARAAGEQVMHLLADNTCPRDIVTPKSIHNAFTVDMALGGSTNSVLHFMAIAHETGISFPLPQVNDINESTPTLCRLSPAGENRIEDLDLAGGIPAVMNEVRDRLNLDSVTVSGKTVGESIRDCPVLDRDVIHTVDDAYSATGGIAILFGNLAPDGAVVKKSAVAPEMMSHVGPARVFESEEEATSTIMAGGIKHGDVVVIRNEGPKGGPGMREMLTPTSLLSGMGMDKDVALITDGRFSGGSRGAAIGHVSPEAASRGPIAALQDGDVIKIDIPNYKLEVDLSESEISQRLSRLGEFEARVKTGYLSRYIEKVTSASTGAVFE